The following nucleotide sequence is from Desulfobacterales bacterium.
TTTCGCCGCCCTCTCCCCAAGACATCGAAGAAGCCACGGAAGAAACCGTGGAAGAAGGCACTTCCGGATGCATTGCTTCCAAAATGGGCTCCGAAAAGCTGGATGAAGCACTTGAATATTGTGATTTATCTCAGGAATTATGGCAAAAAGGTGAGCTTGACAACGCGCTGGACATGCTGGATCATGCCTATGAGCTCATCCTTGAGGTGGATACTGAAAATGATCCCGTCCTTATTCAGCAAAAGGAAGATCTTCGCTATACCATTTCAAAGAGAACGCTAGAAATTTACGCTTCACGTCATATTGTCGTCAACGGCCAACACAATGCCATTCCAATGGTCATGAACAAGTATGTTCAAAACGAAATCCATCTGCTAACCGTCACCGAAAGGCAGTTTTTCATCGATGCCTACCGCAGATCCGGTCGCTTTCGCCCTAACATCGTCGAGGCCTTGCGAGAGAACGGTCTGCCCGAAGAGCTATCCTGGCTGCCGCTGATTGAAAGCGGCTTTAAAATGCGCGCACTTTCAAGTGCGCGGGCACTCGGGTTGTGGCAATTCATCCCTTCTACCGGGTACAAGTTCGGTTTGCAGCGCGATATGTTTATCGATGAGCGCCTTGATCCGGACAAAGCGACAACCGCCGCCATCAGCTATCTAAAAGAACTTCATCAGATTTTCGGTGACTGGACCACCGTGCTGGCCGCTTATAATTGTGGGGAAGGGCGGGTGCTTCGCGTGATCCGCAATCAAAATATCAACTATCTCGATAATTTCTGGGATTTATACAAGCAGTTGCCAATGGAAACCGCCCGATACGTCCCTCGCTTTTTGGCAACGCTTCATATTCTTAACGACCCCCAACAATATGGCTTGGAGGATGAATTGACGCTTGATGCCCCCCCTGAATATGAAACGTGCATGTTAAGCCGCCAAGTTCATCTGAAAAATGTTGCCAATATTATCGCCACACCTGAGCATGTGATAAGGGATCTTAATCCGGAACTTCGTTACGGCATTCTACCGGACGCCCCCTATCAGCTTAAATTGCCGGTGGGAACGGTTGATACTTTATCGAGTCAAATAGACTCGATTCCTTTGGCAAAGCCCCAACCCCCACCAACAAAGGCATTTTCATTGCATCAGGTTCGAAGCGGTGAAACACTCTCCAGGATTGCAACCCGCTATAAAACAACGATTCATCGCTTAAAAAAGGCAAATGGGCTTCGGGGCGATTGTATTGTTCCCGGGCAGAGACTCAAAATACCGCAACCGGGCGCGGTATTGGCTACCGCAAGCAGCACGTCCACCGGTGGAAAACGCCGGACCGCCACACACACGGTCCGCCAAGGGGATTCTCTCTGGAATATTGCCCGTCGTTACGGCACAACCACCCAGGAAATTCAGGCATTAAACAACATGAAAGGCTCTCGGTTGGTTATCGGCCAGCGCCTGAAACTTTATTCGCCCAAAAAGGGAACTCAGTCTCGGACCAGTCGAATCTATGTCGTTCAAAAAGGCGACAATCTTTCAATCATTGCCCAAAAACTCAATACGTCTTTGGCAAAATTATTACATGCCAATCAGTTTAATGGGAAAAGCAAAATCTATCCCGGGCAAAAAATCTATATCGACTAATGTTTCTGAATCACAGGCATCTAAAACAAATTGAAAAAAGAAGGCGTTCGGTATTTTAATAGCGGCAACATGGCCTTTCCTAAAATAAACATGGGGATAACCTGTTAAGATTATCCCCATGATGTCTCTCTTGGTGATCCCACCGGGATTCGAACCCGGGTTACCGGCGTGAGAGGCCTTCCATATACTATTTCTGTATTTTTCCTCCATTTTAAATTTATTTACTAACTTATTTATATATAGTAATTTATTGACAATTCAGTCTTCCTCTGATATTTATTTGTTTACCTTGATAACCAAATTATAGGTTGGAAATAGGGTTGGAAAAATAATTTTTAATGAGGGAATCATGCCGAAACGCACTAAAACAAAATATCCCGGCGTTTATTTCCGTGAAGCTGAAAGGATCGGCGGAAGGGGAATCGAAAGGGTTTATTATGTTGTCATAAAAAAAGACGGCAAAGTTATTGAGGAGAAAGTGGGGCGGCAATACGCTGACGATATGACCCCTGCAAAAGCCTCTGCAATCCGATCTGAACTTATCGAAGGCAAGAGGCTTCACCGTAAAATAAATAAGCAGGTTGAGGCTGAGAGGCAAAGACAGGAGGCAGGGAAATGGACAATCGATAAGCTGTGGAAGGAGTACAGCGGGCAAAGAAAGCCGGGTAAGGGCCTTTCAATCGATCAAAACCGATATGCTCTTTACCTCGAAAAGCTTTTTGGCCAAAAAGAGCCTCATGAAATCATCATTTTGGACATTGATCGGTTGCGAATCAACCTTTTGAAGAAAAAGTCCCCTCAAACCGTCAAGCACGCTCTAAACCTTTTGACATGGATCATCAATTTCGGCGTTAAAAAAGGATTGTGCCAGGGAATACCATTTAAGATACAAAAGCCGCCGGTGGACAATATAAGAACAGAGGATCTTACCCCCGATCAATTGAATAACCTTCTAATCGCCATTGACGCCGATGAAAACCGGGATGTGGCGAATATGATGAAACTGGCTCTTTTTTCCGGTTTAAGACGCGGCGAAATGTTTAACTTGAAATGGAGAGACATTGATTTTGATCGGGGCTTCATAACGATTAATGATCCCAAAGGGGGGAAGTCCCAAAAGATCCCCTTAAATGATTCTGCCCGGGCAATTTTGGAGAGCCAAAAACGGACACGAAGCGCCTATGTGTTCCCGGGGCAAGATGGTCAGAAGCGGGTCACGGCTTCCAAGGCTTCAAAGCGAATTAGGAAAAATGCGGGTTTACCTGAAGACTTTAGACCGTTTCATGGCCTTCGCCACGTTTTCGCCTCCATGCTTGCTAGTTCCGGAAAGGTTGACATGTACACCCTTCAGAAGTTATTAACTCATAAAAGCCCACAAATGACCCAACGATATGCGCACCTGAGAGATGACGCATTAAAACGAGCCTCTGATCTGGCGGGAAGTCTCGTTGAAGATATAATTGCAGAACAAGTAAAAAAACGGAATGCAAGCCCAAGGTAAGCATGCTTTATCAGTGTAAAGGAGGGCAATGCACATGTGCATCCCCATTATTCATTGTCTCGCTGCATTACTTTTTTTGCTTTTACCTGCCTTCGGGGTGAATGCTGCCGAGGTTAGGGTCCATAATCGTTCTCTCATTATACTGTCGGGAGAAATTGAAAAGGGCGATTACGACAAGGTCTTGAGTACTGCAAAAAAGGCCGGGCCAGGCATAGATTCCATATTTTTAGCTTCGCCTGGTGGTGATCTCATAGAAGCCATGCGCATTGGCCGATTGGTCAGACAACTAAAGTGGTCATCGGAAGCACCCGATTTCATCATGGAAATCGCTGCAAAAAGCGTTATGCATGGAGGAGGTTTTTTTAAAGAATTAGGCTTCGAGGGCATAACAGAAGAACATCAACTCGTGTGCGCGAGTTCATGCTTTTTCATCTATGCGGGTGGCATATATCGATCCGGGGATGAAATTGGAATCCACCGTCCCTATTTCAGCAAGGAGGACTATGCTCGAATGGGCGGTAATGAAGTGATTGGTAAATCAAAGACAGTCGCCAGCATGGTGGAAGACTACCTAAAGGAAATGGGCGTTCCGTCACGTTTTTCTGAAATTATGTTCTCAACACAAAAGGATTCGATTCGGTGGCTTAACCATGAAGAATTGAAAGAGCTTAATAGATACGCACCGGGATTAGATGATTTGATTGATTCCAAATGCGGAAGTCGGGCCGACCAGTGGGCAGCGATAGAAAAGATTAGGCTGCGATTTGGTGAGAAGACACCTGAAGGCCGTAAGCTTACACAAGAGTTGCGGCAACGGCATCACGATTGCTGGGACCAAATAATGCAGGAAATGCGCCAAGAGGCATGGCATAAATTCTTTGACAAGAATAATGCAAATAATGAATCGGTGGTAATGTCAAAATTAACCTTTTTAATTTTCCCCTCAAGTTTCATCCTGACAATTATTCTCTGGTTTTGGAAACAGTCAAAGCGCCCTTTAATGCATATGAGATGGGTTTTTTCTCCTATATGGATTTGTTTGTTGATTTTATACGGTGAATTCTGTTTTAAAAATCAGCTTCTACCTAAAGCTGGGCCAGCATGTGTTTTCCTCACTATAATTTTCGTTGCATTGAAACTATTAAAAAAAGTTGAGTGGAAATGGGGATGGACATTGTGCCCGATCTGGTTCTGGGCAATTTTAAATATCGGGGCAATTTTAAATATTATTTCAGTCGGCTACATAGAACCAAAGGGACTCCCTTTTTGAATTTAGAAACAAATTTAAGGAACCAAATTGGTCAAAATCATCGCTAAAGGGGAATGAACTTTAAAGAGCGGGAAAGAAGTAGGAGATCAAATTAAATTGGATCAGTCTCGATTTAATCTGACGCCATCAACCACTAAGCCGCATTCTGCCATAGCTTTAAGGCCCCTTTCTTTAAACGCCTCTATTTCATCAGTTGTAAAATATGCCGATATTGCTGCCGATTCGATTTTCATCTGTTTCGTAGGCCCGTAACCGGCGCGGCTTAAAAGTTCCAGCGCAACATTTGCCTTCAGCTTTAGCATTTCTGGCGTTGTCCGTTCATCAGCCAAAATTTCCAGCAGCACTTCAGTACCCTTTTGCGCCCCTTCAGCGATTTTCTCTGGAATGCCGGGAACACAAACAACGGCATTGACGTTCGCAAACTCCTGAAGCCGTTTTACCTCATTCAAAACTTTCGGATCACGAACTATCCTTGAAACAGTTGATTTATGTAAGGTTAACAATTTTGCAATTTCAGATTGCGAATGCCCGCCGACGAGAAGGCGCGCTAGTTGCTGATGGCGCGGTGAAAGTTGCATAAGTTGTCTGTCGGTCATTTATGGTTCCTTTTTTGTGCATAATTCATCGATTTGGTTGGAAATGATGGCCTTGGGAATGCTTTTGTTTGCACGCTTTTTTAATTTCGTTCGGTTAAATCCGTTGTTGAGTATCCGGAGCAACCCAAAAGATGTTTGTTGCGTATTGAATTTTTGTTGAGTAGCGCACTCAGCATATAACATATTGATATAATATTATTAACTGTAATTTATTGAGTGTTTGAGTAGTTTGAGTGCTATTTTCCATTTTTCCACCTTTTCCCATTCTGCCTCTCGATACAGCCACACTCAAATTACTCAACAAATATATTATATATAAAATATTATTAATATAATTAGATTGTTAGATGTTTAGTTTCACGCTCAACATTTACTCAACATTTTCAACAACATTTTCTTTTTCATCGACCAACGTGATCATGGTCCCATTTTTGTGATCCGTATTGATCAGAACAATATTACCTGATTCTTCAAGGGTTTGTAAAACATAATCATAATCCTTCGAGCCACCTTCCAAGACCCTTGATTGAATAAGTTGTCTGCGGGATACACTGCCGCCCCGTTTAAAAATATAATCTCTAACCTTGCGCACCTTTTTTTGATGCGGTGACTCGCCTAAATCATTTTCAAACAGCCATATTGTCGAATCAACGGCTTGCTCCATTATCGCAATGGCACCATTTAATGCATCCATGCCGATCTCATCAGCACACTCGTCCACGAACAGTTGAAGCAGCATGGCAATTTTGAGCACATAAGGCGACCACCGTTTTAAATAAGGTTCGAGTATTCGCTGCGAATTTTCCAGGCGATCTGTAACTTTCTCGTATAACTCTTTATGTAACTGCTCAAAAGCTTCCTTTGCTTTGGCATTCAGGCGGTAAGCTCTCGACCCTGGCAAGGCCTGAAGGGACTCGATAACGGCTTTAACGCCCTTTTCTGCTTCCCTTTCGATGACAGGCCCGGCCTTGGGCAAGGCAGGGGGGACCCTGTCATTATGAGGCGGGAAAAAAATCAAAAACCGTGCAAAAAAGCCGGATGAAATGTCATCCACGCCAATATTATTTTTTACCCATTCAACGGTTGAAACGCCGCAAATGGTGATGAAGGGTTCCCTAATAGTAAGGCGTCCACCGGACTTTGTCCGACTGCTGTAAACCGACGGAACATCATAAAGATGCGTGAACAACTGTTTCAATCCCTGATTGTATGAACGTTCCAGCGTTTGAAGCCACGCTCCGAATTCTGAACATATGATCGCCCCGGCATGACCATTAACTAAATCCTCAAGTAATCCCTCTGAAGTTGTCCGGTTTGGAAGGATCACATCCTTTTTGTTTGCCCTCTCATAAAGATCTGACACATTCCCCGAATCATGCTCATAAGCTAGGTTAAAGCCCTTGTTCAATGCAGTGGTTTTGAAAGAGCCGGATCGACTTACGCATAGCGTCCAGAGGTTTGGGTATAGAGTTTGAAAATATCCTTCTCCCTCCTCCTTTGCCTCAGGTATAAAACACGAATGTTTTACAAAAGCGGACACCATGCACAGCACACTCACCACAATCATGATCGGCTCAGCATCGGTTGTGGCAACGATTGAATCAACATAGCGTTGAATCTTTTTCGGAAGCTTCCCTGTGTCGAAACTAGGGCAAGGGCAAAGCTTTGTACCCAGTGAGTTATCATCTTTAAGAGGGAAGGTTTTCATAAATTTCCATTAATCAATAATTAATTCGATTTTGTAGGTGACGGGACCCTTCTTAAATCGTCATATTGCAGTTTCTCCACCGAAACATTTCGAAAGCTAAAATTTTCATAAAGCCCTTTTGCATGATTCCAAGCAACTGCATCGTTATTAACGATTACATATTGAAATTTTGTTTCGTTGCTTTGAGATACTAAACCAATTTTGAAAAGCTTTTCTTTATTCATGTAACGCCCCTTTAATTATGGTTTTTTTAAAAGTGGATAAAAATTTCCCGTGAAAAACTGCCGGAAATGTTATTCATATTCCCGAAGTTTTGACCGCCCGTGATTTCATAAAATCATGGATATCATTAAGTGAATACCTTACAGATCGCCCTATTTTACTATAAGGAAAACCCTTTCCTAAAAAACGATCGTTACGCAATGTTTGAACGGCACGGCCCGTGATTTCAGCCACCTGATTTTCGGTTAAATATCTGTTTTGGTGTTCCATTCCCCCTCCTTCTGTACTATATTGTTGATTATTATAAGGAATTATTATGATTCAATATTATACTATTATTTTTTGGTGGTCAATGTAATTTTTGGTGTATTTACTGCTAGTTATATAGATTAAAGTGGGTTAATGTATCCTGAACATATTTTAAATATCGCTATCGATGGAATCGCTAGGCATTCATGGAAAAATTGTTTCAACGAGCTATATCGGGGAAAGTTTCCGCAAAATTTGTGAGCGCCAACCCCGTCGATTCTTACGGTTTATTCCCCCCATCGACGTTTAACGACACAATTATATTCTCGCTGTTAGTTGCGCTAAGATCAAAACGGTGGCCGGCTATGCTCATGAAGCCGTATAACTATGGTATCCGCCAATAGAAGCCGGGGCTTCATTTAAGTCGCTATTGGTGAAAGTTACTCTGTAGGTTGGAAATAGGGTTGGAAAACAAAAGGATGACAAAACCAAAAAAGGCCATGCATTAAGCATAACCCTTTAATATCATTATTGGTGATCCCACCGGGATTCGAACCCGGGTTACCGGCGTGAGAGGCCAGCGTCCTAACCGCTAGACGATGGGACCTGTTTTGATGAGTGGTGAATATAAAAGTGGGGCTCTTTTGTCAATCCTTATTTTTTTAGGCTTATTTTTCAGGCGACGGCGCGCTACCGGGTGGTTTTCCTTTTTTAAATCCGAATATCAGATAAATGACAAACCCGATAAAGGGAACTGCGCCAACAAGCATCCAGGCCGCTTTATGGCCAAAACAGCCGAATTCCTTTTGCGCGGCATCCAGAACCGCCCAGAAGGTTGCCAGAACAAAGGGAATGCAAAGACAACCCACGACCAACAAGGTGTTCAAATCCATTATCGACCTTTCAACCATTCCGCCACATTCAGGACGGTGTTCACATGATAGTTGCCGCGGTTATCGTACCAGAGCGCAACAGTTAAAAAAAGATATCATCTATCTCCTGATACCGGCACTATGGGAAATTGGGGTGCTGATTTTTCCGGGTCATAGGCACCGATTTCGGGTTGGACCGTATCATTTATGGCAATTCGGCCCGGCCGCCGCTTGGTAAAGGTGGTCAACTGCGTAAGGCCGATGCGGTTTAGTGCTTCATACGCCCGGCCGTAGCATCGATCCAATTGATCCGGCCGGTGCGCATCGGATCCGAGGGTGACCGGAATTCCAAGCGCTTGGCAGGATCGGAGTATTTCCAGGGAGGGATACATTTCCCGTATTGGGCTGTCAAAACCGCTGGTATTGATTTCGATTGCAATCCCCTTGGTCTTGATTTTAGCCAATAACGCATCGATCTCACCTTTGAACGATCGGCTGGGTAGCCGACCGTATTTTTTCGGCAAATCAAAGTGGCAAATCAGATCAAAATAGTCTTCATTCAGCATGCGGTCCATGAGCGCCAGGTATTGCGCATAAATGGTATCCGTATTCCCTTCTCCATTTCGCCAGCCGCTGCGCCGGGTCACGATGTCAAAATCCCCCACATAATGAATGGAACTACCGATGGCATCAAAGTCAAAGGTATTCACAATATCATCAATAGAACCGACAACATCAGGATGATAATCGATTTCGAGTCCGACTTTAACCAGAATGTCGTCTCTAAACTGATTCGCCAGCCGCCGGGCGCTATGATAATACAAAGGGACTTCCTCAATGCTCATGGTCAGGCCTCTGTCCGCGGCATTTAGCGTGAGGTGATCCAGAAAGCAGATCTCGGTGAACCCGAGCGCGATGGCCTGCCGAATGTATTCCGGCATGGTGCCGGTGGCATGATTACACAGAGGGGTATGAATATGGTAATTGATCCGCATATCGATTCGCTTTCCTTGATTGAGCAAAAATGGCATGCTATGAGTCTTTTTGTCAATCGGCAAGCGAATTTTTCAGGCATAGGAAACCGGTGAACAAGAAAACGGCCAAAACGGTATTTACCTGCCAATCCTGCGGGTATCAGACCCCCAAGTGGATGGGGAAATGCCCGGACTGCGATCAATGGGAAAGCTTTGTGGAAGAGGTATCCCGGCCGCCGGACCCCAGAAGAGCCACTACGACCGCCAACACACCGATATCCATCGACTCGGACACGCCCGCCTATGAGGAACGCATGAGC
It contains:
- a CDS encoding helix-turn-helix domain-containing protein — translated: MEHQNRYLTENQVAEITGRAVQTLRNDRFLGKGFPYSKIGRSVRYSLNDIHDFMKSRAVKTSGI
- a CDS encoding PLDc N-terminal domain-containing protein produces the protein MVERSIMDLNTLLVVGCLCIPFVLATFWAVLDAAQKEFGCFGHKAAWMLVGAVPFIGFVIYLIFGFKKGKPPGSAPSPEK
- a CDS encoding histidinol-phosphatase, whose product is MRINYHIHTPLCNHATGTMPEYIRQAIALGFTEICFLDHLTLNAADRGLTMSIEEVPLYYHSARRLANQFRDDILVKVGLEIDYHPDVVGSIDDIVNTFDFDAIGSSIHYVGDFDIVTRRSGWRNGEGNTDTIYAQYLALMDRMLNEDYFDLICHFDLPKKYGRLPSRSFKGEIDALLAKIKTKGIAIEINTSGFDSPIREMYPSLEILRSCQALGIPVTLGSDAHRPDQLDRCYGRAYEALNRIGLTQLTTFTKRRPGRIAINDTVQPEIGAYDPEKSAPQFPIVPVSGDR
- a CDS encoding site-specific integrase, which encodes MPKRTKTKYPGVYFREAERIGGRGIERVYYVVIKKDGKVIEEKVGRQYADDMTPAKASAIRSELIEGKRLHRKINKQVEAERQRQEAGKWTIDKLWKEYSGQRKPGKGLSIDQNRYALYLEKLFGQKEPHEIIILDIDRLRINLLKKKSPQTVKHALNLLTWIINFGVKKGLCQGIPFKIQKPPVDNIRTEDLTPDQLNNLLIAIDADENRDVANMMKLALFSGLRRGEMFNLKWRDIDFDRGFITINDPKGGKSQKIPLNDSARAILESQKRTRSAYVFPGQDGQKRVTASKASKRIRKNAGLPEDFRPFHGLRHVFASMLASSGKVDMYTLQKLLTHKSPQMTQRYAHLRDDALKRASDLAGSLVEDIIAEQVKKRNASPR
- a CDS encoding LysM peptidoglycan-binding domain-containing protein produces the protein MKYGCWISCLSLWMFFTWGCATSPPASHQSIGDITVQSKSSHRKPNADISSENPAIASEANNISAGNRLSTFSNSAQKERSSRMALISPPSPQDIEEATEETVEEGTSGCIASKMGSEKLDEALEYCDLSQELWQKGELDNALDMLDHAYELILEVDTENDPVLIQQKEDLRYTISKRTLEIYASRHIVVNGQHNAIPMVMNKYVQNEIHLLTVTERQFFIDAYRRSGRFRPNIVEALRENGLPEELSWLPLIESGFKMRALSSARALGLWQFIPSTGYKFGLQRDMFIDERLDPDKATTAAISYLKELHQIFGDWTTVLAAYNCGEGRVLRVIRNQNINYLDNFWDLYKQLPMETARYVPRFLATLHILNDPQQYGLEDELTLDAPPEYETCMLSRQVHLKNVANIIATPEHVIRDLNPELRYGILPDAPYQLKLPVGTVDTLSSQIDSIPLAKPQPPPTKAFSLHQVRSGETLSRIATRYKTTIHRLKKANGLRGDCIVPGQRLKIPQPGAVLATASSTSTGGKRRTATHTVRQGDSLWNIARRYGTTTQEIQALNNMKGSRLVIGQRLKLYSPKKGTQSRTSRIYVVQKGDNLSIIAQKLNTSLAKLLHANQFNGKSKIYPGQKIYID
- a CDS encoding DUF3987 domain-containing protein, producing the protein MKTFPLKDDNSLGTKLCPCPSFDTGKLPKKIQRYVDSIVATTDAEPIMIVVSVLCMVSAFVKHSCFIPEAKEEGEGYFQTLYPNLWTLCVSRSGSFKTTALNKGFNLAYEHDSGNVSDLYERANKKDVILPNRTTSEGLLEDLVNGHAGAIICSEFGAWLQTLERSYNQGLKQLFTHLYDVPSVYSSRTKSGGRLTIREPFITICGVSTVEWVKNNIGVDDISSGFFARFLIFFPPHNDRVPPALPKAGPVIEREAEKGVKAVIESLQALPGSRAYRLNAKAKEAFEQLHKELYEKVTDRLENSQRILEPYLKRWSPYVLKIAMLLQLFVDECADEIGMDALNGAIAIMEQAVDSTIWLFENDLGESPHQKKVRKVRDYIFKRGGSVSRRQLIQSRVLEGGSKDYDYVLQTLEESGNIVLINTDHKNGTMITLVDEKENVVENVE